The following are encoded together in the Actinobacillus lignieresii genome:
- the cysS gene encoding cysteine--tRNA ligase, protein MLKIYNTLKREKEEFKPINPNQVGMYVCGVTVYDLCHFGHGRTFVSFDVIARYLRYLGYNLRYVRNITDVDDKIIKRALENNETCDQLVERMIAEMHKDFDDLNILRPDVEPRATKHIPEIVAMVEKLIANGHAYVAADGDVMFDVESFKKYGALSRQNLEQLQAGARVEIKSVKKNPMDFVLWKMSKEGEPSWQSPWGNGRPGWHIECSAMNSKELGEHFDIHGGGSDLMFPHHENEIAQSCCAHGGDYVNYWLHTGMLTIDDEKMSKSLGNFFTIRTMLEKYESETLRYFFLTAHYRSLLNYSLDNLDLARSALERLYTSLRGCDLSVEVAGGEQYVEAFKAAMDDDFNTPGALAVLFEIAREVNKLKTEDMAKANGLAVRLKELAGVLGLLYQDPEAFLQGDTNNDEVAEIEALIKQRNEAKAAKNWAVADEVRDKLKAMNIVLEDTPNGTTWRKA, encoded by the coding sequence ATCTCTGTCACTTTGGGCACGGACGTACCTTTGTTTCATTTGACGTGATTGCACGTTATTTACGTTATTTAGGCTATAACTTGCGTTATGTGCGTAACATTACCGATGTGGACGATAAAATCATCAAACGAGCGTTAGAAAATAACGAAACTTGCGATCAATTAGTCGAGCGTATGATTGCTGAAATGCATAAAGATTTTGATGATCTGAATATTCTTCGCCCGGACGTTGAGCCTCGTGCGACCAAACATATCCCGGAAATTGTGGCGATGGTGGAAAAACTGATCGCAAACGGTCACGCTTACGTAGCGGCGGACGGCGACGTGATGTTTGATGTGGAAAGTTTCAAAAAATACGGTGCGTTATCTCGCCAAAATTTAGAACAATTACAAGCCGGCGCACGTGTTGAAATTAAATCGGTGAAGAAAAATCCGATGGACTTCGTGTTATGGAAAATGTCGAAAGAAGGTGAGCCGAGCTGGCAAAGCCCGTGGGGCAACGGTCGCCCGGGTTGGCATATCGAATGTTCGGCAATGAACAGCAAAGAGTTAGGCGAACATTTTGATATTCACGGCGGCGGTTCGGATTTAATGTTCCCACACCACGAAAACGAAATTGCGCAATCTTGCTGCGCACACGGCGGCGATTATGTTAATTACTGGTTACACACCGGTATGCTGACGATTGACGATGAGAAAATGTCAAAATCGCTCGGTAATTTCTTCACGATTCGCACCATGTTAGAAAAATATGAATCGGAAACTTTACGTTATTTCTTCTTAACCGCGCATTATCGTAGCCTATTAAATTACAGCTTAGATAATTTAGATTTGGCACGTTCGGCGTTAGAGCGTTTATATACCTCATTACGCGGTTGCGATTTATCGGTTGAGGTTGCCGGCGGCGAGCAGTATGTCGAAGCGTTTAAAGCGGCAATGGACGATGATTTCAATACACCGGGCGCATTAGCGGTGTTATTTGAAATTGCACGTGAAGTGAATAAACTCAAAACCGAAGATATGGCGAAAGCGAACGGTTTAGCGGTACGTTTAAAAGAATTAGCCGGCGTATTAGGTTTACTCTATCAAGATCCGGAAGCGTTTTTACAAGGCGATACGAACAATGATGAAGTCGCAGAAATTGAAGCGTTAATCAAACAACGCAACGAAGCAAAAGCCGCGAAAAACTGGGCGGTTGCCGATGAAGTGCGTGATAAGCTAAAAGCAATGAATATCGTGCTGGAAGACACGCCAAACGGCACAACGTGGCGTAAAGCATAA
- a CDS encoding methionine ABC transporter permease — translation MWDSFMQELTPQMWGLVGTSTLETLYMGFAATLLAVVVGLPIGFLAFLTGKGEILENPRLHQVLDVIINIGRSVPFIILLVVLLPFTRLLVGTTLGTTAAIVPLSVSAIPFFARLTSNALLEIPAGLTEAAKSMGATNWQVVSKFYLPESLPILINGITLTLVALIGYSAMAGAVGGGGLGNLAISYGEHRNMVYVKWISTIIIVAIVMISQKIGDDLAKRYDHR, via the coding sequence ATGTGGGATAGCTTTATGCAAGAACTCACACCTCAAATGTGGGGCTTAGTTGGCACTTCAACGCTTGAAACGCTCTATATGGGCTTTGCGGCGACTTTACTTGCCGTGGTAGTCGGTTTGCCGATCGGTTTTCTGGCATTTTTAACCGGTAAAGGAGAGATTTTAGAGAATCCGCGTTTACATCAAGTATTAGATGTGATTATTAATATCGGTCGTTCCGTACCGTTTATTATTTTGTTAGTCGTGTTGTTACCTTTTACCCGTTTATTAGTGGGGACAACGCTCGGTACAACGGCGGCGATTGTGCCGTTAAGCGTTTCGGCAATTCCGTTTTTTGCGCGTTTAACTTCCAATGCGTTATTAGAAATTCCGGCGGGTTTAACCGAAGCGGCGAAATCGATGGGCGCAACGAATTGGCAAGTGGTCAGTAAATTTTATCTACCGGAATCACTGCCGATTTTAATCAATGGTATCACATTAACTTTAGTCGCTTTAATCGGTTATTCGGCAATGGCGGGTGCGGTCGGCGGCGGCGGTTTGGGTAACCTTGCCATCAGTTACGGTGAACACCGAAATATGGTCTATGTAAAATGGATTTCAACAATTATTATCGTAGCGATTGTGATGATCAGCCAAAAAATCGGTGATGATCTTGCAAAACGTTACGATCATCGTTAA
- a CDS encoding sugar O-acetyltransferase produces the protein MQYAIDLPIDKLIPQGSQIFEDIHRIVAENAYKIAELSGKFQTQADIQRLLSEITQSHIDETLHVNLPLYCDFGRHLRIGKNVFINTACMFTDLGGITLEDNVLLAPRVNIITVNHPTNPQTRRGVIAKPVLIKQNVWIGAGATVLAGVTIGENAIVAAGSVVTKDVPANTIVAGVPAKIVKIIDEVSNEN, from the coding sequence ATGCAATATGCTATTGATTTACCTATCGATAAGTTGATTCCTCAAGGAAGCCAAATTTTTGAAGATATTCATCGAATTGTAGCGGAAAATGCTTATAAAATTGCCGAATTATCAGGAAAGTTTCAAACACAAGCAGACATTCAACGTCTATTAAGCGAGATTACCCAATCGCATATTGATGAAACTTTACACGTTAATTTGCCGTTATATTGTGATTTTGGTCGTCATCTTCGCATCGGCAAAAATGTATTTATTAATACCGCTTGTATGTTTACCGACTTGGGGGGAATTACACTTGAAGATAATGTTTTGCTTGCCCCAAGAGTGAATATTATTACAGTTAATCATCCAACGAATCCGCAAACTCGTCGTGGCGTAATCGCTAAACCTGTGCTGATTAAGCAAAATGTTTGGATTGGCGCAGGCGCAACGGTTTTAGCCGGTGTTACGATCGGTGAGAATGCGATTGTTGCAGCTGGTAGTGTCGTGACTAAAGATGTGCCGGCAAATACGATTGTTGCCGGTGTACCGGCTAAAATCGTTAAAATAATTGATGAGGTTAGCAATGAAAATTAG
- a CDS encoding cyclophilin-like fold protein, whose amino-acid sequence MQIKIGQQIFEAKLADTEAAQQLTELLPLTLEMQDRLRNEKFAELSQNLTAYDQAVGSIQTGDILLWQGNTLVIFYERFDTPYRYTNIGKIHNVSGLKEALGKGSIKVFFEN is encoded by the coding sequence ATGCAAATTAAGATAGGACAACAAATTTTCGAAGCAAAATTAGCCGATACCGAGGCTGCACAGCAACTTACAGAATTGTTACCTTTAACATTAGAAATGCAAGACCGCCTACGCAATGAAAAATTTGCAGAATTATCTCAAAATTTGACCGCTTATGATCAGGCAGTCGGCTCAATTCAAACAGGCGATATTTTACTTTGGCAGGGGAATACATTAGTGATTTTTTATGAGCGTTTTGATACGCCTTATCGCTATACTAACATTGGCAAAATTCATAATGTGAGCGGATTAAAAGAGGCGTTAGGGAAGGGGAGCATAAAGGTTTTTTTTGAGAATTAA
- a CDS encoding 3-deoxy-D-manno-octulosonic acid kinase, with product MIFYHFNPKLVSLSQIETLKTLLNCKNFADSDRLLGSSKGRGITWFLNTQAELGVNTVLRHYYRGGLFGKIVKDQYLFNGLENTRAFQEFSLLEKLHEWHLPVPQPIALKVEKTCFWYRADIMLEKIEGTQDLSKYLQTNALSDTQYQQIGKLIRRLHDHQVHHSDLNIHNILLEPTSGQFFLIDFDKCGISQTNDWKTENLARLLRSFKKEQTRLNIRFNEQNWQALLAGYHK from the coding sequence ATGATTTTTTATCACTTTAATCCTAAACTTGTCTCCCTTTCACAGATAGAAACCTTAAAAACGTTGCTTAATTGCAAAAATTTTGCCGATTCCGACCGCTTGTTAGGCTCGTCCAAAGGCAGAGGCATTACTTGGTTTCTAAACACGCAAGCCGAATTGGGCGTAAATACGGTACTTCGTCATTACTATCGCGGCGGGCTATTCGGTAAAATCGTCAAAGATCAGTATCTATTTAACGGGCTGGAAAACACCCGAGCGTTTCAAGAATTTTCCTTATTGGAAAAATTGCACGAATGGCATTTACCCGTCCCTCAACCGATTGCGTTAAAAGTGGAAAAAACCTGTTTTTGGTATCGAGCGGACATTATGCTGGAAAAAATCGAAGGCACACAAGATTTGAGTAAATATCTCCAAACCAATGCGCTTTCCGACACGCAATATCAACAAATCGGTAAATTGATTCGTCGATTACACGATCATCAAGTGCATCATTCGGATTTAAATATCCATAATATTTTGCTTGAACCGACAAGCGGTCAATTTTTCTTAATTGATTTCGATAAATGCGGTATTTCGCAAACTAATGATTGGAAAACGGAAAACTTGGCTCGTTTGCTACGCTCGTTTAAAAAAGAACAAACACGTTTAAATATTCGATTTAACGAGCAAAATTGGCAGGCTTTGCTCGCTGGTTACCATAAATAA
- a CDS encoding MetQ/NlpA family ABC transporter substrate-binding protein: protein MNLKKLFGLVVVSALALTGCKEEKAADTAKAEARTLTVGVMQGPEAQVNEVAARIAKEKYNLDVKLVEFSEYTQPNYALSHGDLDVNAFQSVPFFEREMKEKGYKFVAQANTFVFPIAGYSKTVKAIADLKEGAKIAISNELSTAGRSLLLLQANGVIKLKDPTNLYATEVDIVENPKNVKISQIDTALLTRALDDVDLAIINNNYAGQAGLTPEKDGVIVEAKDSPYVNLIVSREDNKDNPAIKDFIKAFQTEEVYQEALKHFPGGIVKGW from the coding sequence ATGAATTTAAAGAAATTATTCGGCTTAGTCGTTGTTTCGGCGTTAGCATTAACCGGTTGTAAAGAAGAGAAAGCGGCAGATACGGCGAAAGCAGAAGCAAGAACATTAACCGTTGGCGTGATGCAAGGCCCTGAAGCGCAAGTAAACGAAGTAGCGGCACGTATCGCTAAAGAAAAATATAACTTAGATGTGAAGTTGGTTGAATTTAGTGAATATACTCAACCGAACTACGCATTAAGCCACGGCGATTTGGATGTGAATGCGTTCCAATCCGTACCGTTCTTTGAACGCGAAATGAAAGAGAAAGGCTATAAATTTGTTGCGCAAGCAAATACCTTTGTGTTTCCAATTGCAGGCTACTCTAAAACGGTTAAAGCGATTGCCGATTTAAAAGAAGGTGCCAAAATTGCGATTTCAAATGAGTTAAGTACGGCGGGTCGTTCCTTACTCTTGTTACAAGCAAACGGCGTGATCAAATTAAAAGATCCGACAAATCTTTATGCAACGGAAGTGGATATTGTTGAAAATCCGAAGAATGTCAAAATCAGCCAAATTGATACGGCATTATTAACACGCGCGTTAGACGATGTGGATCTCGCAATTATTAACAATAACTATGCCGGTCAAGCGGGTCTAACACCGGAAAAAGACGGTGTGATTGTGGAAGCGAAAGATTCTCCGTATGTGAATTTGATCGTGTCTCGTGAAGACAACAAAGACAATCCGGCAATTAAAGACTTTATCAAAGCGTTCCAAACCGAAGAAGTGTACCAAGAAGCACTTAAACACTTCCCGGGCGGTATTGTAAAAGGCTGGTAA
- the truA gene encoding tRNA pseudouridine(38-40) synthase TruA: protein MKIALGIEYDGSRYFGWQRQDEVESVQQKLEEALSIVANAPIEVFCAGRTDSGVHGTGQVVHFETQAIRPLQSWCFGTNANLPDDIAVKWAVEVSEDFHARFSAMARRYRYIIFNNKLRSAILPKGVSHYHYELDHQKMHEAGQFLLGENDFSSFRAAKCQSHTPWRNVHYLNVSRLGNYIVVDIQANAFVHHMVRNIVGSLIEVGQGRQPVEWIQWLLAQRDRTLAAPTAKAEGLYLVDVHYPERFGIPKTALGPLFLADN, encoded by the coding sequence ATGAAAATTGCATTAGGCATTGAATATGACGGCAGTCGCTATTTCGGCTGGCAGCGTCAAGATGAAGTGGAAAGCGTGCAACAGAAGCTGGAAGAAGCATTGTCGATTGTCGCCAACGCGCCGATAGAGGTTTTTTGTGCCGGACGAACCGATTCCGGCGTACACGGTACGGGGCAAGTGGTGCATTTTGAAACGCAGGCGATACGTCCGTTACAAAGTTGGTGTTTCGGTACCAATGCGAATTTACCGGACGATATTGCGGTAAAATGGGCGGTTGAGGTAAGTGAAGATTTTCACGCCCGTTTTAGTGCCATGGCAAGACGTTATCGTTACATTATTTTTAATAACAAACTGCGTTCGGCAATTTTGCCGAAAGGTGTCTCACATTATCATTATGAACTCGATCATCAGAAAATGCACGAAGCCGGTCAGTTTTTGTTAGGCGAAAATGACTTTAGCTCATTCCGTGCCGCTAAATGTCAATCGCATACCCCTTGGCGTAACGTTCATTATCTGAATGTCAGCCGCTTGGGTAATTATATTGTGGTGGATATTCAAGCGAATGCTTTTGTGCATCATATGGTGCGCAATATTGTCGGAAGCCTAATTGAAGTCGGGCAGGGCAGACAACCGGTCGAATGGATTCAATGGTTATTGGCACAACGAGATCGTACCTTAGCGGCGCCGACCGCAAAAGCGGAAGGTTTATATTTGGTGGATGTGCATTATCCGGAGCGTTTCGGTATCCCTAAAACCGCATTAGGTCCGTTATTTCTGGCGGATAATTAA
- a CDS encoding alpha/beta hydrolase, with protein MKIRTKLTALSSALLLSSTFIGGNAMANLPQSATMIEVPTQTVQLTQEWDKIFPKSDKVEHRKVTFKNRYGITLVGDLYVPKGATGKLPAIAVSGPFGAVKEQTSGLYAQHMTERGFITVAFDGSYTGESSGLPRNVPSPEINTEDFSAAVDFLGSLENVDREKIGILGICGWGGFALNAAISDTRVKAVAVSTMYDMTRVNANGYEIKLDPKGQYDRVPAQTAEERYKMKEGLNNARWEAMKDGYATLLPANNLDPKKDIMAKTPKFFAEYANFYRTERGFHPRSVNSNPEHSWMTTAFLPLINMPILKYAAELKAPALVVHGEKAHSRYFGEDAFKALGSKNKELVIVEGASHTDLYDDVAGKIPYDKFEQFFKTNLK; from the coding sequence ATGAAAATTCGTACTAAATTAACCGCACTTTCTAGTGCGCTTTTACTTAGTTCTACATTCATCGGAGGCAATGCTATGGCAAATTTACCGCAATCAGCAACAATGATTGAAGTCCCAACTCAAACCGTTCAACTGACTCAAGAATGGGATAAGATTTTTCCAAAGTCAGATAAAGTGGAACACCGCAAAGTAACTTTTAAAAATCGTTATGGTATTACTTTGGTTGGTGACTTGTATGTACCGAAAGGTGCGACAGGTAAATTACCTGCGATTGCGGTAAGCGGACCATTTGGTGCGGTAAAAGAACAAACATCGGGGCTGTATGCGCAACATATGACAGAGCGAGGTTTTATTACCGTAGCATTTGATGGTTCGTACACTGGGGAAAGCTCAGGTTTACCACGTAATGTACCTTCTCCTGAAATTAACACAGAGGATTTTTCAGCAGCAGTAGATTTTCTGGGTTCACTGGAAAATGTAGATCGTGAGAAAATCGGTATTTTAGGTATTTGTGGTTGGGGTGGTTTCGCATTAAATGCGGCAATTTCGGATACTCGTGTAAAAGCGGTTGCAGTAAGTACAATGTATGATATGACTCGTGTTAATGCGAATGGTTACGAAATCAAACTTGATCCGAAAGGGCAGTATGATCGAGTGCCAGCACAAACTGCAGAGGAACGCTATAAAATGAAAGAGGGATTAAATAACGCCCGTTGGGAAGCAATGAAAGACGGTTATGCAACGTTATTGCCTGCGAACAATCTCGATCCGAAAAAAGACATTATGGCTAAAACACCAAAATTCTTTGCGGAATATGCGAATTTCTACCGAACTGAACGAGGTTTTCATCCACGTTCAGTAAATTCGAACCCTGAACATTCTTGGATGACAACTGCATTTTTACCATTAATCAATATGCCGATTTTGAAATATGCTGCAGAGTTAAAAGCACCAGCGCTAGTGGTTCACGGTGAAAAAGCGCATTCTCGTTATTTTGGTGAAGATGCATTCAAAGCTTTAGGTAGTAAAAATAAAGAGCTTGTTATTGTAGAAGGGGCTTCTCATACAGATTTATATGATGATGTAGCAGGTAAAATTCCATACGATAAATTTGAACAATTCTTCAAAACTAACCTGAAATAA
- the metN gene encoding methionine ABC transporter ATP-binding protein MetN produces the protein MIQLKNISKQFEVKGKKITALDNVNLEVPKGTIYGVIGASGAGKSTLIRCVNLLERPTIGSVIVDGQDLTAMSEKELILARRNIAMIFQHFNLLASHTVYENIALPLTLSNTPKDQIEKKVNELIELVGLTERKDVYPSNLSGGQKQRVAIARALASDPHVLLCDEATSALDPATTQSILQLLKDINKRLGLTILLITHEMEVVKRICDRVAVIDKGQLIETGSVSEIFSNPKTELAQKFIQSTFHYELPAEYTEQLSEHPTPNGKPIIKFEFTGRSVDAPLLSIVSKKFGIDFSILMSQIDYAGGVKFGFVIAEVTGNNDSIAEAKFYLIDNKVKVEVLGYVG, from the coding sequence ATGATTCAGCTGAAAAATATCAGCAAACAGTTTGAGGTAAAGGGTAAAAAGATTACCGCCTTAGACAACGTAAACCTTGAGGTGCCGAAGGGAACGATTTACGGCGTTATCGGGGCGAGTGGAGCGGGTAAAAGTACCCTCATTCGCTGTGTGAATTTACTTGAACGTCCGACAATCGGTAGTGTGATTGTGGACGGGCAGGATTTGACCGCAATGTCGGAAAAAGAGTTGATTTTAGCTCGCCGTAATATTGCGATGATTTTCCAGCACTTTAATTTGTTGGCATCACATACGGTATATGAAAATATCGCATTACCGCTTACGTTGAGCAATACGCCGAAAGATCAGATCGAGAAGAAAGTAAACGAATTGATTGAATTGGTCGGCTTAACCGAACGTAAAGACGTTTATCCGAGCAATTTATCCGGCGGTCAGAAGCAACGTGTCGCAATCGCCCGTGCGTTGGCAAGTGATCCGCACGTTTTATTATGCGATGAAGCGACAAGTGCGTTAGATCCGGCGACTACACAATCGATTTTACAGCTATTAAAAGACATTAATAAGCGGTTAGGCTTAACCATTTTATTGATTACCCATGAAATGGAAGTGGTAAAACGTATTTGTGATCGAGTGGCGGTGATCGATAAAGGGCAATTAATTGAAACCGGTTCGGTGAGTGAGATTTTCTCCAATCCGAAAACGGAACTGGCGCAGAAATTTATTCAATCGACATTCCATTACGAATTACCGGCGGAATATACCGAGCAACTTTCCGAACATCCGACACCGAACGGTAAACCGATTATTAAATTTGAATTTACCGGTCGTTCGGTGGATGCGCCGTTACTTTCCATCGTATCGAAAAAATTTGGCATTGATTTCAGTATTTTAATGTCGCAAATCGATTATGCGGGTGGGGTAAAATTCGGTTTTGTGATTGCGGAAGTGACCGGTAATAACGATTCGATTGCAGAAGCGAAATTCTATTTGATTGATAATAAAGTAAAAGTGGAGGTGCTTGGTTATGTGGGATAG
- a CDS encoding MetQ/NlpA family lipoprotein, with the protein MNFKKVLGVALVSALALTGCKEEKKADAPAAQAASKIKVGVMSGPEHTVAEKAAQVAKQKYGLDVEFVLFNDYALPNTAVSKGDLDANAFQHKPYLDKDSQSKGLTNLEIVGNTFVFPLAGYSKKIKNVAELAEGAVVAVPNDPSNLARALILLEKQGLIKLKDNTNLFSTTLDIVENPKKLNIKEVDTSVAAKALDDVDLAVVNNTYAGQVGLSANDGIFVEDKDSPYVNIIVARKDNKDSEAVKNFVKSFQTEEVFGEAQKHFKDGVVKGW; encoded by the coding sequence ATGAATTTTAAGAAAGTATTGGGTGTGGCGTTAGTGTCGGCTTTGGCATTAACCGGTTGTAAAGAAGAGAAGAAAGCGGATGCGCCTGCGGCACAAGCAGCTTCAAAAATTAAAGTCGGCGTAATGTCCGGTCCGGAACATACCGTTGCGGAAAAAGCGGCGCAAGTAGCTAAACAAAAATACGGTTTAGACGTTGAATTCGTATTATTCAATGACTATGCGCTACCGAATACGGCGGTAAGCAAAGGCGATTTAGATGCGAACGCTTTCCAGCACAAACCGTATTTAGATAAAGACAGCCAATCAAAAGGCTTAACTAACCTTGAAATCGTCGGTAATACTTTCGTATTCCCGCTTGCCGGTTATTCTAAAAAAATTAAAAACGTTGCTGAGCTAGCGGAAGGCGCGGTAGTTGCAGTACCTAACGACCCTTCAAACCTTGCGCGCGCATTAATCCTTTTAGAGAAACAAGGCTTAATTAAGTTAAAAGACAATACCAACCTGTTCTCAACCACATTAGATATTGTTGAAAATCCGAAAAAATTAAACATTAAAGAAGTAGATACTTCAGTAGCGGCCAAAGCGTTAGATGATGTGGATTTAGCGGTGGTAAACAATACTTACGCAGGTCAAGTCGGTTTAAGTGCGAATGACGGTATTTTTGTAGAAGATAAAGATTCTCCGTATGTAAATATCATTGTGGCGCGTAAAGACAACAAAGACAGCGAAGCGGTGAAAAACTTTGTGAAATCATTCCAAACCGAAGAAGTGTTCGGCGAAGCGCAAAAACACTTTAAAGACGGTGTGGTAAAAGGTTGGTAA
- the hpf gene encoding ribosome hibernation-promoting factor, HPF/YfiA family yields the protein MTINISSKQMDVTPAIRTHIEERLAKLEKWQTQLINPHFMIHKLPNSYEVEASIGTPVGELFAKANNEDLYLAINEVETKLETQLNKLVHKNEARRTDSTLKNV from the coding sequence ATGACAATCAATATTTCAAGCAAACAAATGGATGTAACCCCTGCAATTCGTACCCATATTGAAGAACGCTTAGCGAAACTCGAAAAATGGCAAACTCAGTTAATCAATCCGCATTTTATGATCCATAAATTGCCGAATAGTTATGAAGTTGAAGCGTCTATCGGTACCCCGGTCGGAGAACTTTTTGCGAAGGCAAATAACGAAGATTTATATTTAGCAATTAATGAAGTCGAAACCAAACTCGAAACGCAATTAAATAAATTAGTACATAAAAATGAAGCGCGTCGTACGGACAGTACTTTAAAAAACGTTTAA
- the folE gene encoding GTP cyclohydrolase I FolE → MSIISAEAQKVREALIAKGIETPTVQLTKDKDSRRAEIQQHMRSVLELLGLDLQDDSLEETPHRLAKMYVDEIFSGLDYATFPKITNIENRMKVSEMVLVDDITLTSTCEHHFVTIDGKVAVAYYPKKWVIGLSKINRVVQFFAQRPQVQERFTEQILTAFQTILETDDVAVFVKATHFCVKCRGVKDTNSYTVTSAFGGVFLEDRETRKEFLGLINK, encoded by the coding sequence ATGAGCATTATCTCCGCAGAAGCCCAAAAAGTGCGTGAAGCCTTAATTGCGAAAGGCATTGAAACCCCAACCGTTCAACTGACTAAAGACAAAGATTCCCGTCGTGCCGAAATTCAACAGCATATGCGTTCGGTACTGGAATTACTGGGATTGGATTTACAAGACGATAGTTTGGAAGAAACTCCGCACCGCTTGGCGAAGATGTATGTGGATGAAATTTTTAGCGGCTTGGATTATGCGACTTTCCCGAAAATTACCAATATTGAAAATCGTATGAAAGTCAGCGAAATGGTGTTGGTGGACGATATTACCCTGACTTCCACTTGCGAACACCATTTTGTGACGATTGACGGTAAAGTGGCGGTGGCGTATTACCCGAAAAAATGGGTAATCGGCTTATCTAAAATTAATCGCGTGGTGCAATTTTTCGCTCAACGTCCGCAAGTGCAAGAGCGTTTTACCGAACAGATCCTAACCGCATTCCAAACGATTTTAGAAACGGACGATGTCGCGGTTTTTGTTAAAGCAACACATTTCTGCGTGAAATGCCGCGGCGTGAAAGATACGAATAGCTATACGGTAACGTCGGCATTCGGCGGCGTTTTCTTAGAAGACAGAGAAACGCGCAAAGAATTTTTAGGTTTAATCAATAAATAA
- a CDS encoding LysR family transcriptional regulator, with the protein MLQRENYNDLYAFLCVAREQNFTKAATKLGISQSALSRTIKQLESRLGVQLFARTTRRLSLTHAGNQLFQTAEQTFSKLDHELAMLGHYRQTPSGQVRITASQYAIDKVLLPKLAKFQTRYPEIQLELISDTAFSDIISEQFDAGVRFGDLVAEGMIAVRISNDEEMAVIGSPDYFHTHGFPRTPSDLAHHQCLNYRYASGAMYHWDFIVNHEHVQIKTQGQWTFSNDYSIRDAAKLGLGLGYICKDSVQKELEKGELIQVLSEFSYTFTGFHLYYPHRNISPALKCVIDTLKE; encoded by the coding sequence ATGCTTCAACGAGAAAACTATAACGATCTGTATGCGTTTTTATGTGTTGCACGGGAACAGAATTTCACCAAAGCAGCGACTAAACTTGGCATCTCACAATCTGCGTTAAGCCGTACCATTAAACAGCTGGAATCTCGTTTAGGCGTACAACTCTTCGCCCGAACCACTCGCCGATTATCACTCACTCACGCTGGTAACCAGCTTTTTCAAACCGCTGAACAAACATTTTCTAAACTCGATCACGAATTAGCGATGCTGGGACATTACCGTCAAACACCTTCTGGACAGGTAAGAATCACTGCTTCACAATATGCGATTGATAAAGTGTTATTACCTAAACTTGCTAAATTTCAAACACGATATCCTGAGATTCAACTCGAATTAATCAGCGATACTGCATTTTCCGACATTATTTCCGAGCAGTTTGATGCTGGTGTTCGCTTTGGCGATTTAGTTGCTGAAGGAATGATTGCAGTCAGAATTAGTAACGATGAAGAAATGGCGGTTATTGGATCACCTGATTATTTTCATACTCACGGATTTCCAAGAACACCTTCTGATTTAGCTCATCATCAATGCTTAAATTATCGTTATGCGAGTGGTGCGATGTATCACTGGGACTTCATCGTCAATCACGAGCACGTTCAAATTAAAACACAAGGACAGTGGACATTTTCTAATGATTATTCGATTCGAGATGCAGCAAAGTTAGGATTGGGACTAGGTTATATTTGTAAAGATTCGGTTCAAAAAGAATTGGAAAAAGGTGAGCTAATTCAAGTATTAAGTGAGTTTAGCTATACATTTACTGGTTTTCATCTTTATTATCCGCACCGAAATATTTCGCCTGCATTGAAATGTGTGATTGATACGCTTAAGGAATAA